One window of Nocardioides dongkuii genomic DNA carries:
- a CDS encoding sugar ABC transporter ATP-binding protein, whose product MTTSPISEPPVTGEVVLRARGLTKSFVGHTVLADADLELRAGQVLGLVGENGAGKSTLMKLLAGVHSPDSGTIEVGGRQVSFSHPVQAQQAGLSTVFQEFNLLPERSIAENVHLGREPRRRGLVDVERMQRDTAELLDGLGVAGLEPGRRVRTLSVAEQQVVEIAKAVSYDARIIQMDEPTAALAEHEVELLYSVIARLTARGVAIIYVSHRLQEVFDLCDTITVLKDGRQVTTQPAEDLDDAELVRLMVGRSISSFFPDPLPGTEVGEPLLELRDAGNGYVDGVDLTLRAGEVVGIAGLQGSGRTELLEAVFGVRPLTRGTMRVAGRDVRPRSPRAAVRAGLALVTEDRKATGLALNQTILDNALAVVRAVFPRRTGAARREVPGLLSSLEVSARATDQEVQFLSGGNQQKVVLARWLATGPRVMLMDEPTRGIDVGAKHSIYELMRMLAAQGVAVLMVSSELPEVIGMSDRILVMRDGRLAGELPAGSTEEQVLQVATGVTEAPDTEAVPR is encoded by the coding sequence GTGACCACGTCACCGATCTCCGAGCCGCCCGTGACCGGCGAGGTGGTGCTCCGTGCCCGCGGGCTGACGAAGAGCTTCGTGGGCCACACCGTGCTCGCCGACGCCGACCTGGAGCTGCGCGCCGGGCAGGTGCTCGGCCTGGTCGGGGAGAACGGCGCCGGCAAGTCGACGCTGATGAAGCTGCTCGCCGGGGTGCACTCCCCCGACTCCGGCACCATCGAGGTCGGCGGCCGACAGGTCTCGTTCAGCCACCCCGTGCAGGCGCAGCAGGCCGGTCTCTCCACGGTCTTCCAGGAGTTCAACCTGCTGCCGGAGCGCTCGATCGCCGAGAACGTCCACCTCGGCCGTGAGCCGCGCCGCCGCGGCCTCGTCGACGTCGAGCGCATGCAGCGCGACACCGCCGAGCTGCTCGACGGGCTCGGCGTGGCCGGGCTCGAGCCGGGGCGCCGGGTGCGCACCCTCTCGGTCGCCGAGCAGCAGGTCGTCGAGATCGCCAAGGCGGTCAGCTACGACGCCCGGATCATCCAGATGGACGAGCCCACCGCCGCCCTCGCCGAGCACGAGGTCGAGCTGCTCTACTCCGTGATCGCCCGGCTGACCGCGCGCGGCGTGGCGATCATCTACGTCTCCCACCGGCTCCAGGAGGTCTTCGACCTCTGCGACACGATCACCGTGCTCAAGGACGGCCGCCAGGTCACCACGCAGCCGGCGGAGGACCTCGACGACGCCGAGCTGGTGCGGCTGATGGTCGGCCGCTCGATCTCCTCCTTCTTCCCCGACCCGCTGCCCGGCACCGAGGTCGGCGAGCCGCTGCTGGAGCTGCGCGACGCCGGCAACGGGTACGTCGACGGCGTCGACCTGACCCTGCGGGCGGGGGAGGTCGTGGGCATCGCCGGGCTCCAGGGCTCGGGCCGCACCGAGCTGCTCGAGGCGGTCTTCGGCGTCCGCCCGCTGACCCGCGGCACGATGCGCGTGGCGGGACGCGACGTACGACCCCGCTCGCCGCGGGCCGCCGTCCGCGCCGGCCTGGCGCTGGTCACCGAGGACCGCAAGGCCACCGGGCTCGCGCTCAACCAGACCATCCTCGACAACGCCCTCGCCGTCGTCCGCGCCGTCTTCCCGCGGCGCACCGGCGCGGCCCGGCGCGAGGTGCCGGGGCTGCTGTCCTCGCTCGAGGTCTCGGCGCGGGCGACCGACCAGGAGGTGCAGTTCCTCTCCGGCGGCAACCAGCAGAAGGTCGTCCTGGCCCGCTGGCTGGCCACCGGGCCCCGCGTGATGCTGATGGACGAGCCCACCCGCGGCATCGACGTCGGCGCCAAGCACTCCATCTACGAGCTGATGCGGATGCTCGCGGCCCAGGGCGTCGCCGTCCTCATGGTCTCCAGCGAGCTGCCGGAGGTGATCGGCATGTCCGACCGGATCCTGGTGATGCGCGACGGGCGGCTGGCCGGCGAGCTGCCGGCCGGCTCCACCGAGGAGCAGGTGCTGCAGGTCGCCACCGGCGTCACGGAAGCACCCGACACCGAGGCGGTCCCCCGGTGA
- a CDS encoding ROK family protein: MRTSDVFELLRDGQPRTRAQLAETSGLARSTIASRIDALMRLGLVAPYGGGVSTGGRPPSLLALNPLAWTVAGVDIGATHATAALADLAGTILVEHRDDLDVALGPEHVLGWVEGVVADLLAAQGRSRHKLAAIGVGLPGPVEHSTGRAINPPIMPGWDGYDVPGHLQRAFDVPVLVDNDVNIMALGEQHAHLPDIDDLVFIKVSTGIGAGIVSGGRLQRGAQGTAGDLGHVAVARAGEVLCRCGNHGCLEAIAAGPAIARGLREVGVEAVAGQDVVALVRSGDPRAVQAVRQAGRDLGEVLATLVNVINPSAIVVGGALADAGESLLAGIREVVYQRSLPLATQHLRITTSQAGERAGVIGAAALAIGHVLSPEYIDNATAAVG; encoded by the coding sequence GTGCGGACCAGCGACGTCTTCGAGCTCCTGCGGGACGGACAGCCGCGCACCCGCGCCCAGCTCGCGGAGACCTCGGGGCTCGCGCGGTCCACGATCGCCTCGCGGATCGACGCGCTGATGCGGCTCGGCCTGGTCGCGCCGTACGGCGGTGGGGTCTCGACCGGGGGACGCCCCCCGTCGCTGCTCGCGCTCAACCCGCTGGCCTGGACCGTGGCCGGCGTCGACATCGGCGCCACCCACGCGACCGCGGCGCTGGCCGACCTCGCCGGCACCATCCTGGTCGAGCACCGCGACGACCTCGACGTCGCGCTCGGCCCCGAGCACGTGCTGGGCTGGGTGGAGGGCGTCGTCGCCGACCTGCTCGCCGCCCAGGGCCGCAGCCGCCACAAGCTGGCGGCCATCGGCGTCGGTCTGCCCGGCCCGGTGGAGCACTCGACCGGCCGGGCGATCAACCCGCCGATCATGCCCGGCTGGGACGGGTACGACGTGCCCGGCCACCTGCAGCGCGCGTTCGACGTCCCGGTGCTCGTCGACAACGACGTGAACATCATGGCGCTGGGCGAGCAGCACGCCCACCTGCCCGACATCGACGACCTGGTGTTCATCAAGGTCAGCACCGGCATCGGCGCCGGGATCGTCTCCGGCGGCAGGCTCCAGCGCGGCGCCCAGGGCACCGCCGGCGACCTCGGCCACGTGGCCGTCGCCCGCGCCGGCGAGGTGCTCTGCCGCTGCGGCAACCACGGCTGCCTCGAGGCGATCGCGGCCGGTCCCGCGATCGCGCGCGGCCTGCGCGAGGTCGGCGTCGAGGCGGTCGCCGGCCAGGACGTCGTCGCCCTCGTCCGCAGCGGCGACCCGCGGGCGGTGCAGGCGGTCCGGCAGGCCGGCCGCGACCTCGGCGAGGTGCTGGCGACGCTGGTCAACGTGATCAACCCGTCCGCCATCGTCGTCGGCGGGGCGCTCGCCGACGCCGGGGAGAGCCTGCTCGCCGGGATCCGCGAGGTCGTCTACCAGCGCTCGCTGCCGCTGGCGACCCAGCACCTGCGGATCACGACGTCGCAGGCGGGGGAGCGCGCGGGCGTGATCGGCGCCGCGGCGCTGGCGATCGGCCACGTGCTGTCGCCGGAGTACATCGACAACGCGACCGCCGCGGTCGGCTAG
- a CDS encoding alpha/beta fold hydrolase: MDDTSAGDGTLLVTTPDGRELEVLAGGDAGGFPLLLHGGTPTAAVRYRPLDEAAARLGLRLVTYSRPGYGASTPRPPTLDGPRVAEDVADVVTILDALDLDEFLTLGWSGGGPRALACAALLPARCRAAGTLAGVAPYDAAGLDWYAGMGPENIEDFEAAAQGRAAYEELLAHSLTPLFTATADDVAAAFGGVLTPTDAAAMTGDFAAWTAETFRRAGAQGIVGAVEDGLAIVGPWGFDLADVRVPVAVWQGRQDAMVPYEHGAWLAAHVPGAEAHLFEDEGHVTLIAQVDVVLADLIRLAGLAGPGQG, translated from the coding sequence GTGGACGACACCTCCGCCGGCGACGGCACGCTGCTGGTGACCACCCCCGACGGACGCGAGCTGGAGGTGCTGGCCGGCGGCGACGCCGGCGGGTTCCCGCTCCTCCTGCACGGCGGTACGCCGACCGCAGCGGTCCGCTACCGGCCCCTCGACGAGGCCGCCGCCCGCCTCGGGCTGCGGCTGGTCACCTACTCCCGGCCCGGGTACGGCGCGTCCACGCCCCGGCCGCCGACGCTCGACGGCCCCCGGGTCGCCGAGGACGTCGCCGACGTGGTCACGATCCTCGACGCCCTCGACCTCGACGAGTTCCTGACCCTCGGCTGGTCCGGCGGCGGCCCCCGGGCGCTGGCCTGCGCGGCGCTGCTCCCCGCCCGGTGCCGGGCCGCGGGCACGCTCGCCGGCGTCGCGCCGTACGACGCCGCGGGCCTGGACTGGTACGCCGGCATGGGCCCGGAGAACATCGAGGACTTCGAGGCGGCGGCGCAGGGCCGGGCGGCGTACGAGGAGCTGCTGGCGCACAGCCTGACGCCGCTCTTCACCGCCACCGCAGACGACGTCGCGGCCGCGTTCGGCGGGGTGCTCACCCCCACGGACGCGGCGGCGATGACCGGCGACTTCGCGGCGTGGACCGCGGAGACGTTCCGCCGGGCCGGCGCGCAGGGCATCGTCGGCGCCGTCGAGGACGGCCTGGCGATCGTCGGCCCGTGGGGCTTCGACCTCGCCGACGTGCGCGTGCCCGTCGCGGTCTGGCAGGGCCGGCAGGACGCGATGGTGCCCTACGAGCACGGTGCCTGGCTCGCCGCGCACGTGCCGGGCGCGGAGGCGCACCTGTTCGAGGACGAGGGGCACGTGACGCTGATCGCGCAGGTCGACGTGGTGCTCGCCGACCTGATCCGGCTCGCGGGGCTCGCCGGCCCCGGCCAGGGCTAG
- a CDS encoding ATP-dependent DNA helicase — protein MPDADRPDQTVPEVLAAAVSALGGQEREGQVAMAEAVAAAMSDGRHLLVQAGTGTGKSLGYLVPSLLHGERVVVATATLALQHQLVERDLPRLAEAVKGVPGVDTSYAVLKGRSNYACLHRVREGVPDDQGALVKMPEGSLGAKVLELRSWVEQEAEDGGTGERDHAPRHTDREWRQVSVNHRECLGAAKCPFGQECFAELARERAHKSHLVVTNHSLLAIDAIEGVPMIPDYDVVVIDEAHELTARVTQAATDELWAAEVERAARRSQRYVDGSEADDLADAADALRGAIGDATPGRFERVPDDLADALALVRDAARACFSAYPKADGGEKGGDADAGRTQARGAVQEVFATAERMAAGSDADVLWLSEGTDRIPPRLCVAPLQVWGTMRDKLLTDKTVVMTSATLMLGGDFGNLASSVGLKPSERVLEGAPASASASGAGDTKGTALPWRGVDVGSPFDYGRQGILYVARHLPPPGRDGLGPAQLDEIVELVDAAEGRTLGLFSSRRAAETAAEAVRERLPHLTTLAQGDAQLPELAKQFVEDPHTCLFGTLSLWQGLDVPGETCQLVLIDRIPFPRPDDPLMSARQKAADKAGGNGFMQVAATHAALLLAQGAGRLIRTTTDRGVVAVLDPRLATARYGGFLKSSLPPMWTTTDPAVVRKALSRLAADPS, from the coding sequence GTGCCCGACGCCGACCGCCCCGACCAGACCGTCCCGGAGGTGCTCGCGGCTGCCGTCTCCGCGCTCGGCGGCCAGGAGCGCGAGGGGCAGGTCGCGATGGCGGAGGCGGTCGCGGCGGCGATGTCCGACGGCCGGCACCTGCTCGTCCAGGCCGGCACCGGCACCGGCAAGTCGCTGGGCTACCTGGTGCCCAGCCTGCTCCACGGCGAGCGGGTCGTGGTCGCCACCGCGACCCTCGCCCTGCAGCACCAGCTGGTCGAGCGAGACCTGCCGCGGCTCGCCGAGGCGGTCAAGGGCGTGCCCGGCGTCGACACGTCGTACGCCGTGCTGAAGGGCCGCTCCAATTACGCCTGCCTGCACCGCGTGCGCGAGGGCGTGCCCGACGACCAGGGCGCGCTGGTGAAGATGCCCGAGGGCTCGCTGGGCGCCAAGGTGCTCGAGCTCCGGTCCTGGGTCGAGCAGGAGGCCGAGGACGGCGGCACCGGCGAGCGCGACCACGCGCCGCGGCACACCGACCGCGAGTGGCGCCAGGTGAGCGTCAACCACCGCGAGTGCCTGGGCGCCGCGAAGTGCCCGTTCGGCCAGGAGTGCTTCGCCGAGCTGGCGCGCGAGCGGGCGCACAAGTCCCACCTCGTGGTCACCAACCACTCGCTGCTCGCGATCGACGCGATCGAGGGGGTGCCGATGATCCCCGACTACGACGTGGTGGTCATCGACGAGGCCCACGAGCTCACCGCCCGGGTCACCCAGGCCGCCACCGACGAGCTGTGGGCCGCCGAGGTCGAGCGCGCGGCCCGCCGGTCGCAGCGGTACGTCGACGGCTCGGAGGCCGACGACCTCGCCGACGCGGCCGACGCGCTGCGCGGCGCGATCGGCGACGCAACCCCGGGCCGCTTCGAGCGGGTGCCCGACGACCTCGCGGACGCGCTGGCCCTGGTGCGCGACGCGGCGCGCGCGTGCTTCTCGGCGTACCCCAAGGCCGACGGGGGCGAGAAGGGCGGCGACGCCGACGCCGGCCGCACCCAGGCCCGCGGCGCGGTGCAGGAGGTGTTCGCGACCGCCGAGCGGATGGCGGCGGGCTCCGACGCCGACGTGCTGTGGCTCTCCGAGGGCACCGACCGGATCCCCCCGCGGCTGTGCGTGGCGCCGCTCCAGGTCTGGGGCACGATGCGCGACAAGCTGCTCACCGACAAGACCGTCGTGATGACCTCGGCGACGCTGATGCTGGGCGGCGACTTCGGCAACCTCGCCTCCAGCGTGGGGCTCAAGCCGTCCGAGCGGGTGCTCGAGGGGGCGCCCGCGTCGGCCTCCGCCAGCGGCGCCGGTGACACCAAGGGCACCGCGCTGCCGTGGCGCGGCGTCGACGTCGGCTCGCCGTTCGACTACGGCCGGCAGGGGATCCTCTACGTCGCGCGGCACCTCCCGCCGCCCGGCCGCGACGGCCTGGGCCCGGCCCAGCTCGACGAGATCGTCGAGCTCGTCGACGCCGCCGAGGGCCGCACGCTCGGGCTGTTCTCCTCCCGGCGCGCGGCCGAGACCGCAGCGGAGGCGGTCCGCGAGCGGCTCCCGCACCTGACCACCCTCGCGCAGGGCGACGCCCAGCTGCCCGAGCTCGCCAAGCAGTTCGTCGAGGACCCGCACACCTGCCTGTTCGGCACGCTCTCCCTGTGGCAGGGGCTCGACGTGCCGGGCGAGACCTGCCAGCTGGTGCTGATCGACCGGATCCCGTTCCCGCGGCCCGACGACCCGCTGATGTCCGCGCGCCAGAAGGCCGCCGACAAGGCCGGCGGCAACGGCTTCATGCAGGTCGCCGCCACCCACGCCGCCCTGCTTCTCGCCCAGGGCGCCGGCCGGCTGATCCGCACCACCACCGACCGCGGCGTGGTCGCCGTCCTCGACCCGAGGCTCGCGACCGCCCGCTACGGAGGCTTCCTCAAGTCCAGCCTCCCGCCGATGTGGACCACCACCGACCCCGCCGTCGTCCGGAAGGCCCTCTCCCGCCTCGCCGCCGACCCCAGCTGA
- a CDS encoding MXAN_6640 family putative metalloprotease has product MEILVPARPRTRTAAVVLGALAVAASLLTAPGPAVAAPAATDPTPGPAAGTEGGTEAAAVEVLEEARDVLSGDPQGRDATIVLHDLALAAGDLPEDRFGEADRILARPTDGPRDPLGNGYGPNADPTSTCGVVCVHWARATGDAPDLADGDGDGIPDHVETVLATLTSIHDTYVRAGYRTPVADGNRGGNAKTDIYLADIGSDGLYGYCAPDDEPTRPAAPAYCVLDDDYSRAEFPANTPLENLQVTAAHEYFHAVQYAYDIFEDGWFLESTAAWVEDELYDGVNDNRQYLRQSPLAQPSRSIDDGSGIRVYGSWIFFRYLTERSPAAQGGLPTIVRDMWRKAAGNARRTDPHSMRAVAAVLAARKMKLPRTVARFAAANRRPATAYDEGASYPVAALAGVLRVGRRDTRRTTTRIDHLSSSTVRVQRRGSMGKAWRLRVAVDLGPKVASPAAVVTVRTKSGRFQTRLVRLGRSGRGGVTVPFGSRAIRYAEVTMVNASRRFDCFQGSYFSCQGAPRDDNQRARLTVSTKKATRYSR; this is encoded by the coding sequence ATGGAGATCCTCGTGCCCGCTCGTCCCCGCACTCGCACGGCCGCCGTCGTCCTCGGCGCCCTGGCGGTCGCCGCCTCGCTGCTGACGGCGCCCGGCCCCGCGGTCGCGGCGCCGGCGGCGACCGACCCGACGCCGGGTCCTGCGGCCGGCACGGAGGGCGGCACGGAGGCCGCCGCGGTCGAGGTGCTCGAGGAGGCGCGCGACGTGCTCTCCGGCGACCCGCAGGGCCGCGACGCCACGATCGTGCTGCACGACCTGGCGCTCGCGGCCGGCGACCTGCCCGAGGACCGCTTCGGCGAGGCCGACCGGATCCTGGCCCGGCCCACCGACGGCCCGCGCGACCCGCTCGGCAACGGCTACGGCCCCAACGCCGACCCCACCTCGACCTGCGGGGTCGTCTGCGTCCACTGGGCCCGGGCCACCGGCGACGCTCCCGACCTCGCCGACGGTGACGGCGACGGGATCCCCGACCACGTCGAGACCGTGCTGGCCACGCTGACCTCGATCCACGACACCTACGTCCGCGCCGGCTATCGCACGCCGGTGGCCGACGGCAACCGCGGCGGCAACGCCAAGACCGACATCTACCTCGCCGACATCGGCTCCGACGGGCTCTACGGCTACTGCGCGCCCGACGACGAGCCGACCCGGCCCGCGGCGCCCGCCTACTGCGTGCTCGACGACGACTACAGCAGGGCCGAGTTCCCGGCGAACACCCCGCTGGAGAACCTCCAGGTGACCGCGGCGCACGAGTACTTCCACGCCGTCCAGTACGCCTACGACATCTTCGAGGACGGCTGGTTCCTGGAGTCGACCGCGGCCTGGGTCGAGGACGAGCTGTACGACGGGGTCAACGACAACCGGCAGTACCTCCGGCAGAGCCCGCTCGCGCAGCCGTCGCGGTCGATCGACGACGGCTCCGGGATCCGCGTCTACGGCAGCTGGATCTTCTTCCGCTACCTCACCGAGCGCTCCCCCGCCGCCCAGGGCGGGCTGCCCACGATCGTCCGGGACATGTGGCGCAAGGCGGCCGGCAACGCCCGCCGCACCGACCCGCACTCGATGCGGGCCGTCGCCGCGGTGCTGGCCGCGCGCAAGATGAAGCTCCCGCGCACCGTCGCGCGCTTCGCTGCCGCCAACCGCCGGCCGGCCACGGCGTACGACGAGGGCGCGTCGTACCCCGTCGCCGCCTTGGCGGGCGTGCTCCGCGTCGGTCGCCGCGACACCCGCCGCACCACCACCCGGATCGACCACCTGAGCAGCTCGACGGTGCGCGTCCAGCGGCGCGGGTCGATGGGCAAGGCCTGGCGCCTGCGAGTCGCCGTCGACCTCGGGCCGAAGGTGGCCTCGCCCGCCGCGGTGGTCACCGTGCGCACCAAGTCCGGTCGGTTCCAGACCCGGCTGGTCCGTCTCGGCCGGTCCGGACGCGGCGGCGTCACGGTGCCGTTCGGGTCCCGCGCGATCCGCTACGCCGAGGTGACGATGGTCAACGCCAGCCGCCGCTTCGACTGCTTCCAGGGCAGCTACTTCTCCTGCCAGGGGGCGCCCCGCGACGACAACCAGCGGGCGCGGCTCACGGTGTCGACGAAGAAGGCCACCCGCTACAGCAGGTGA
- the lexA gene encoding transcriptional repressor LexA yields MATKKNVRELPDGPPDATGLTPRQLGVLGHIKDSIEKRGYPPSMREIGQAVGLTSSSSVAHQLKVLEEKGFLKRDPNRPRALEVFLPEVMAARRTLSSAEESSYDETGVGDAAPVPTNVPLLGRIAAGGPILAEERFEDVFPLPKQLVGEGELFLLEVSGDSMIDAAICSGDYVVIRREQTAENGDMVAALLDGEATVKTFRRKDGKVWLLPHNDAYDPIDGTHATILGKVTAVLRRV; encoded by the coding sequence ATGGCCACCAAGAAGAACGTCCGCGAGCTGCCCGACGGGCCGCCCGACGCGACCGGCCTCACCCCCCGCCAGCTGGGCGTGCTCGGCCACATCAAGGACAGCATCGAGAAGCGCGGCTACCCGCCGAGCATGCGTGAGATCGGGCAGGCCGTCGGTCTGACCAGCTCCTCGAGCGTGGCCCACCAGCTGAAGGTCCTGGAGGAGAAGGGGTTCCTCAAGCGCGACCCCAACCGGCCGCGCGCGCTCGAGGTGTTCCTGCCCGAGGTGATGGCGGCCCGCCGCACGCTCAGCAGCGCCGAGGAGTCGTCGTACGACGAGACCGGTGTCGGCGACGCCGCCCCGGTCCCGACCAACGTCCCGCTGCTCGGGCGGATCGCGGCCGGTGGCCCGATCCTGGCCGAGGAGCGCTTCGAGGACGTCTTCCCGCTGCCTAAGCAGCTGGTCGGCGAGGGCGAGCTGTTCCTGCTCGAGGTCTCCGGCGACTCGATGATCGACGCGGCGATCTGCAGCGGTGACTACGTCGTGATCCGGCGCGAGCAGACCGCCGAGAACGGCGACATGGTCGCCGCGCTGCTCGACGGCGAGGCGACGGTCAAGACGTTCCGCCGCAAGGACGGCAAGGTCTGGCTGCTCCCCCACAACGACGCCTACGACCCGATCGACGGCACCCACGCGACGATCCTCGGGAAGGTCACCGCGGTCCTGCGACGAGTCTGA
- a CDS encoding LysM peptidoglycan-binding domain-containing protein, with translation MSTMTHPMVPTTTLRLTRRGRLAVFVLSMAVLLAVGLFVAAGSVASNESGAAAPTTVVTVGTGETLWDIAADASGDGDTREMVQRIERLNALDSAMLVAGQRLRVPTE, from the coding sequence ATGAGCACGATGACCCACCCGATGGTTCCCACCACGACCCTGCGCCTGACCCGGCGCGGCCGGCTGGCGGTGTTCGTGCTGTCGATGGCCGTCCTGCTCGCCGTCGGCCTGTTCGTCGCGGCCGGCTCGGTCGCCAGCAACGAGAGCGGCGCCGCCGCGCCCACCACCGTGGTCACCGTCGGCACCGGCGAGACCCTCTGGGACATCGCCGCCGACGCCAGCGGCGACGGCGACACGCGCGAGATGGTGCAGCGCATCGAGCGGCTCAACGCCCTCGACTCGGCGATGCTCGTCGCCGGCCAGCGGCTCCGCGTCCCCACGGAGTAG
- a CDS encoding IS110 family transposase, which yields MTSLTDSIDLREVVDVVIGVDTHVHTHSAAVVDARTGGVLGEITVEATCEGYAELIEFTERHAALRAWAIEGTGSHGAGLTRTLSERSEVVIELDRPVRAKRRNGAKSDPLDAIRAAREALARPRLGTPRTGGDRQALAVLVTARRSAIQAAGDAQRQLFALIIAAPEQIRSRFRGQQLKTMIRTAAAMRTHTTWDLETTTTVTTLRTLARRSQHLQAEADDYEKTITAIVKSWRPDLLDQPGIGPITAAIVLCAWSHPGRIHSEAAFAMLAGAAPIPANSGQTTNRYRLNRYGDRQLNRALHTIAITRQRCHQPTRDYTARRTTEGKNPREIRRCLKRYIARDLYRRLENPPSPLDAT from the coding sequence ATGACCAGTCTGACTGACTCGATCGACCTGCGGGAGGTAGTCGACGTCGTCATCGGCGTCGACACCCACGTGCACACCCACTCGGCTGCCGTCGTCGATGCCCGTACCGGTGGAGTGCTCGGTGAGATCACCGTCGAGGCCACCTGCGAGGGCTACGCCGAGCTCATCGAGTTCACCGAGCGTCACGCCGCCCTGCGTGCCTGGGCGATCGAGGGAACCGGCAGCCACGGCGCCGGCCTGACCCGAACCCTCAGCGAGCGCAGCGAGGTCGTCATCGAGCTCGACCGGCCCGTGCGGGCCAAGCGCCGCAACGGCGCGAAGTCCGACCCCCTCGACGCGATCCGCGCCGCCCGCGAGGCCCTAGCCCGACCCCGACTCGGCACCCCACGCACCGGTGGCGACCGCCAAGCCCTGGCCGTCCTGGTCACCGCACGACGCTCCGCGATCCAGGCAGCCGGCGATGCGCAACGGCAACTGTTCGCCCTGATCATCGCCGCCCCCGAACAGATCCGGAGCCGCTTTCGAGGCCAGCAACTGAAAACGATGATCCGCACCGCCGCCGCGATGCGCACCCACACCACCTGGGACCTCGAGACCACCACGACCGTGACCACACTGCGGACCCTGGCCCGCCGCAGCCAACACCTGCAGGCCGAGGCCGACGACTACGAGAAGACCATCACCGCCATCGTGAAGTCATGGCGCCCAGACCTCCTCGACCAACCCGGAATCGGACCGATCACCGCCGCGATCGTGCTGTGCGCCTGGTCCCACCCCGGCCGCATCCACTCCGAAGCAGCCTTCGCGATGCTCGCCGGCGCCGCACCCATCCCCGCCAACTCCGGCCAAACCACCAACCGCTACCGCCTCAACCGCTACGGCGACCGACAACTCAACCGCGCCCTGCACACCATCGCCATCACCCGGCAACGCTGCCACCAACCCACCCGCGACTACACCGCCCGCCGCACCACCGAAGGCAAGAACCCCCGCGAGATCCGCCGATGCCTCAAGCGCTACATCGCCCGCGACCTCTACCGACGCCTCGAGAACCCACCATCACCCCTTGACGCAACATAG
- a CDS encoding ATP-binding protein → MEDVGGAGATRSVDGVENVARRVLVELAALTSARRAAIALAEGGGRRLKFTSTDHLDARELAWDHIDAYDDVPLTNVVRTGRALLVAIDDLERRYAEFAQRQRDESVVAVAVVPLPGPSSAIGGLLVYYAERQAFDDGQAGQLAAIARRTAEELTALRPEAPDEVRHDLITPPEGARVATTVVTGDPRAAREARRFLRRELASWDVDAELSETAQLCVSELVTNAVMHTGTPSELRVSLTMDALTLVVRDRGGRSQTRAAPAPRGADPMRVHGRGLQLVAALARRWGTERDTVGTVVWVELEREAVH, encoded by the coding sequence GTGGAGGACGTGGGGGGTGCGGGCGCGACCCGCAGCGTGGACGGCGTCGAGAACGTCGCGCGCCGGGTCCTGGTGGAGCTCGCCGCGCTCACCAGTGCGCGACGCGCCGCGATCGCGTTGGCCGAGGGCGGCGGACGACGGCTCAAGTTCACCTCCACCGACCACCTCGACGCCCGCGAGCTCGCGTGGGACCACATCGACGCCTACGACGACGTCCCGCTCACCAACGTCGTGCGCACCGGCCGGGCGCTCCTGGTGGCGATCGACGACCTCGAGCGCAGGTACGCCGAGTTCGCGCAGCGCCAGCGCGACGAGAGCGTGGTCGCGGTCGCGGTGGTGCCGCTGCCCGGCCCGTCCAGCGCGATCGGCGGGCTGCTCGTCTACTACGCCGAGCGACAGGCCTTCGACGACGGGCAGGCCGGCCAGCTCGCCGCGATCGCGCGCCGTACCGCCGAGGAGCTCACCGCGCTGCGGCCCGAGGCGCCCGACGAGGTGCGCCACGACCTGATCACCCCGCCGGAGGGGGCGCGGGTCGCGACGACCGTCGTCACCGGTGACCCGCGGGCGGCCCGCGAGGCGCGTCGGTTCCTGCGCCGCGAGCTCGCCTCCTGGGACGTCGACGCCGAGCTGAGCGAGACCGCACAGCTGTGCGTCTCCGAGCTGGTCACCAACGCCGTCATGCACACCGGGACGCCCTCGGAGCTGCGGGTCAGCCTCACCATGGACGCGCTGACGCTCGTGGTCCGCGACCGCGGCGGCCGGTCCCAGACCCGGGCCGCGCCCGCGCCCCGTGGAGCGGACCCGATGCGCGTGCACGGCCGCGGGCTGCAGCTGGTCGCCGCCCTGGCCCGCCGCTGGGGCACCGAGCGCGACACCGTCGGCACCGTCGTCTGGGTGGAGCTCGAGCGCGAGGCGGTCCACTGA